In one window of Ostrinia nubilalis chromosome 21, ilOstNubi1.1, whole genome shotgun sequence DNA:
- the LOC135081973 gene encoding O-acyltransferase like protein-like, translating into MRIGALVIILVINAVKCKEDTEAEFRRLPKLFHLDDFDKCLIRKDGLYCLGIFEIYNEIENNPVYDLILEKARDPRLYNRTLLHRGYCLPTRCPNGEANVTARFERCVDTWARTHALRTRLQKLHYCRAHAQPIVDTNDLPHQAFLYVVYALLIMNIVGTAYDLMMGQKTKKNKLLMMFSLRVNFIRLLANQETFERGMRGLQVLNGYKAVLLYGAVVAHSGIITAMAYQYNPRFPEKFLASPVGGMIGAMTTATQLFILMSHFLTAYNLLVMSNKHKMSLAIVPVLFLKRLLRMLPIYLLLNGFTATWWTSFGDGPSWPMIVGDESQICREKFWYQALFLQNWFQNHRICNVQTWIMAVDIQLYIPSLIITILLIKKRRWALPILFSLLGAATVLTGYVTLANQYKPTFTYMTPANFRVLFENDRNFTEFFLMPINCLITMMMGILLGFMYFNKRERMTKAEKKSNVSKFVLFLHLTLVPMIFIWCYLCGLLIMDVQDPVFMALMMPIERLTVALFGFLFIYTSTNVKSVFTSFFTWRSFRVLGRVSMSISMVHWAVNKILVGNRSLLHDSSLGLLTLDTIGVFVISYVIAVPLTVIVEYPMTKLADKLLSFLM; encoded by the exons ATGAGAATCGGCGCGCTTGTTATTATTTTGGTCATAAATGCGGTGAAGTGTAAAGAAGATACAG AGGCTGAATTTCGGCGCCTCCCCAAACTATTTCACCTGGACGACTTTGACAAGTGCTTGATAAGGAAAGATGGCCTGTACTGCCTTGGAATCTTCGAGATCTACAACGAGATTGAGAATAACCCTGTCTATGACCTGATACTG GAAAAAGCACGAGACCCTCGTCTGTACAACCGCACGCTTCTGCACCGCGGTTACTGCCTGCCCACGCGCTGCCCAAATGGCGAAGCGAACGTGACCGCGCGCTTCGAGCGCTGCGTGGACACGTGGGCGCGCACGCACGCGCTGCGCACGCGCTTGCAAAAGCTGCACTACTGCCGCGCGCACGCGCAGCCTATCGTAGACACAAACGACTTGCCACACCAAGCGTTTCTGTACGTCGTATACGCTTTACTCATCATGAATATCGTGGGGACAGCGTACGATCTCATGATGGGACAGAAAACTAAAA aaaataaattattgatgaTGTTCTCCCTCCGAGTGAACTTTATAAGGCTCTTGGCGAACCAGGAAACATTTGAGAGGGGAATGCGCGGCTTACAAGTGTTGAACGGATATAA AGCTGTTCTGCTGTATGGTGCTGTGGTCGCCCACTCGGGAATAATAACAGCTATGGCCTATCAATACAACCCAAGGTTTCCAGAAAAG TTTCTGGCATCACCAGTTGGCGGGATGATAGGAGCTATGACCACAGCGACCCAGCTCTTCATATTAATGTCGCACTTCTTAACAGCTTACAATTTGCTGGTTATGTCAAACAAACACAAAATGAGCCTGGCAATAGTACCTGTCCTGTTTTTAAAGAGACTTTTACG GATGCTGCCAATATATTTACTACTAAACGGCTTCACTGCCACCTGGTGGACGAGTTTCGGAGATGGCCCGTCGTGGCCTATGATAGTTGGAGACGAAAGCCAAATTTGCCGAGAAAAGTTCTGGTACCAGGCACTGTTTCTGCAGAACTGGTTCCAAAATCATCGAATCTGCAATGTTCAAACTTG GATAATGGCAGTAGATATCCAACTGTATATCCCGTCGCTGATCATCACGATACTGCTGATCAAGAAACGTAGGTGGGCCCTGCCGATCCTGTTCAGCCTGCTTGGTGCAGCGACTGTCCTGACGGGCTACGTGACCCTGGCGAACCAGTACAAGCCTACCTTCACCTACATGACGCCTGC aaaCTTTCGTGTTCTTTTCGAGAACGACCGGAACTTCACAGAATTCTTCTTAATGCCAATCAATTGCCTCATTACAATGATGATGGGAATATTGCTAGGGTTCATGTATTTTAATAAGAGAGAACGTATGACCAAAGCGGAGAAGAAATCTAACGTTTCTAAG TTCGTATTGTTTCTGCACTTGACCTTGGTTCCCATGATATTTATATGGTGTTACCTCTGCGGCTTGCTGATCATGGATGTACAGGACCCTGTCTTCATGGCCCTCATGATGCCAATCGAGAGACTGACAGTGGCACTCTTTGGTTTCTTGTTTATTTACACATCTACTAATGTTAAAA GTGTTTTCACATCATTTTTCACCTGGAGAAGCTTCCGTGTGTTAGGCCGCGTGTCTATGTCCATCTCTATGGTCCACTGGGCCGTCAACAAAATCCTGGTGGGGAACAGATCGCTATTGCACGACTCTTCCCTTGGCTTGCTG actTTGGACACGATTGGCGTTTTCGTCATCTCGTACGTCATCGCAGTACCTTTGACAGTGATTGTGGAGTACCCCATGACGAAACTGGCTGACAAACTTCTCTCGTTTTTgatgtaa